One Chlorobaculum limnaeum genomic window carries:
- a CDS encoding addiction module protein → MSPNERLEFAEILLASIEHEDEKIREKWITEVRDRMVAVKTGNAKLIDFDSLYQEE, encoded by the coding sequence ATGTCACCAAATGAGCGACTCGAATTCGCAGAGATTTTATTGGCGAGCATTGAACACGAAGACGAAAAAATCAGGGAAAAGTGGATAACTGAAGTCAGAGACAGAATGGTGGCTGTAAAAACCGGCAATGCGAAATTAATCGATTTTGACAGTTTGTATCAGGAAGAATAG
- a CDS encoding phosphoketolase has product MNQTTTTLSESELELMNAYWRAANYLSVGQIYLMDNPLLKEPLSKEHIKPRLLGHWGTTPGLNFLYVHLNRIILNRDLDIVYIAGPGHGGPALVANVWMEGTYSEYYPDVSFDEAGMTRLFRQFSFPGGIPSHVAPETPGSIHEGGELGYALSHAYGAVFDNPDLVTACVIGDGEAETGPLATAWHSNKFLNPERDGAVLPILHLNGYKIANPTVLARISHDELEQLMTGYGYKPYFVEGDDPETMHRAMAETMDRCFDEIAEIQRRARVEGVTERPVWPMIVFRSPKGWTGPKVVDGKPAEGNWRSHQVPFSTVRDNPEHMELLETWLKSYRAEELFTPDGVLLPELQALAPKGKKRMGDIPYANGGLLLKELRMPDFRDYALDVPKPGAVEAEAPKPMARFLRDIMKMNDKTANFRVFGPDETASNRLGDLFEETDRTWMANTIPADDHLSPDGRVMEILSEHTCQGWLEGYLLTGRHGFFSCYEAFIHIIDSMFNQHAKWLKVTDSEIPWRRPIASLNYFLTSHVWRQDHNGFSHQDPGFIDHVVNKKSEVIRVYLPPDANTLLSVTDHCLRSRNYINVIVAGKQPAWQWLDMEAAVRHCTSGIGIWEWASNDAGGEPDVVMACAGDVPTLETLAAVKILHKLAPELKIRVVNIVDLMTLQPKEEHPHGLSDRDFDDLFTTDKPIIFAYHGYPWLIHRLTYRRTNHPNLHVRGYKEEGTTTTPFDMVVINDLDRFHLVADVANRVESLRPQAAYIKQYVRDRLIEHKEYITKYGEDMPEVRDWKWEE; this is encoded by the coding sequence ATGAATCAAACGACGACCACGCTTTCAGAAAGCGAACTCGAACTGATGAATGCTTACTGGAGGGCGGCGAACTATCTTTCCGTCGGTCAGATCTACCTGATGGACAATCCGCTCCTGAAAGAGCCGCTTTCCAAAGAGCATATCAAGCCCCGCCTGCTCGGCCACTGGGGCACCACTCCCGGCCTCAACTTCCTCTACGTGCATCTCAACCGCATCATCCTCAACCGCGACCTCGATATCGTCTATATCGCCGGGCCGGGGCATGGCGGGCCTGCGCTGGTGGCCAACGTGTGGATGGAGGGGACGTACAGCGAGTACTATCCCGACGTGTCGTTCGACGAGGCGGGCATGACGCGCCTTTTCCGGCAGTTCTCGTTTCCGGGCGGCATTCCGAGCCACGTCGCGCCCGAAACGCCGGGATCGATCCACGAAGGTGGCGAGCTTGGCTATGCATTGTCGCACGCTTACGGCGCGGTGTTCGACAATCCCGATCTCGTCACCGCCTGCGTCATCGGTGACGGCGAGGCGGAGACCGGCCCGCTCGCCACGGCATGGCACAGCAACAAGTTCCTGAACCCGGAGCGCGACGGAGCGGTGCTGCCGATCCTGCACCTGAACGGCTACAAGATCGCCAACCCGACCGTTCTGGCGCGTATTTCGCACGACGAGCTGGAGCAGCTCATGACCGGCTACGGCTACAAGCCGTACTTCGTCGAGGGCGACGATCCCGAAACGATGCACCGGGCGATGGCCGAAACGATGGATCGCTGCTTCGACGAGATCGCCGAAATCCAGCGCCGGGCGCGGGTCGAGGGCGTGACCGAACGACCGGTGTGGCCGATGATCGTCTTCCGCTCGCCGAAGGGGTGGACGGGGCCGAAGGTGGTGGACGGCAAGCCCGCCGAGGGAAACTGGCGCTCACACCAGGTGCCCTTCAGCACGGTGCGCGACAATCCGGAGCACATGGAGCTGCTCGAAACGTGGCTGAAGAGCTACCGCGCCGAGGAGCTGTTTACGCCAGACGGCGTACTGTTGCCGGAGTTGCAGGCGCTCGCGCCGAAGGGCAAAAAGCGCATGGGCGATATTCCATACGCCAACGGCGGCCTGTTGCTCAAGGAGCTGCGGATGCCCGATTTCCGGGACTACGCGCTCGACGTGCCGAAGCCCGGCGCGGTGGAGGCCGAAGCGCCGAAGCCGATGGCGCGGTTTCTGCGCGACATCATGAAGATGAACGACAAGACGGCCAACTTCCGCGTCTTCGGGCCGGACGAGACCGCATCGAACCGCCTCGGCGACCTCTTCGAGGAGACCGACCGCACCTGGATGGCCAACACCATCCCCGCCGACGACCATCTCTCGCCCGATGGCCGCGTGATGGAGATTCTCTCGGAGCACACCTGCCAGGGGTGGCTCGAAGGGTACTTGCTGACCGGTCGCCACGGCTTCTTCTCCTGCTACGAGGCGTTCATTCACATCATCGACTCGATGTTCAACCAGCACGCCAAGTGGCTCAAAGTGACCGACAGCGAAATTCCGTGGCGACGGCCCATCGCCTCGCTGAACTACTTCCTCACGTCGCACGTGTGGCGGCAGGATCACAACGGCTTTTCGCATCAGGATCCGGGCTTCATCGACCACGTGGTGAACAAAAAGTCCGAGGTGATTCGCGTCTATCTGCCGCCGGACGCCAACACGCTGCTCTCGGTCACGGATCACTGCCTGCGCTCGCGAAATTACATCAACGTCATCGTGGCGGGAAAGCAGCCTGCGTGGCAGTGGCTCGACATGGAGGCCGCCGTCCGGCACTGCACCAGCGGCATCGGCATCTGGGAGTGGGCGTCTAATGACGCGGGCGGCGAGCCGGACGTGGTGATGGCCTGCGCGGGCGACGTGCCGACACTCGAAACGCTGGCCGCCGTGAAGATTCTGCACAAGCTCGCGCCGGAGCTGAAGATACGGGTGGTCAACATCGTCGATCTCATGACACTGCAACCGAAGGAGGAGCACCCGCACGGTCTTTCGGATCGCGACTTCGACGACCTCTTCACTACCGACAAGCCGATCATCTTCGCCTATCACGGCTACCCGTGGCTGATCCACCGGCTGACCTACCGCCGCACGAACCATCCGAACCTGCACGTACGCGGCTACAAGGAAGAGGGCACGACGACCACGCCATTCGACATGGTGGTAATCAACGACCTCGACCGCTTCCACCTCGTTGCCGACGTAGCCAACCGCGTGGAAAGCCTGAGGCCGCAAGCTGCGTATATCAAACAATACGTTCGCGACCGCCTGATCGAGCACAAGGAGTATATCACGAAGTATGGTGAGGATATGCCGGAAGTGAGGGATTGGAAGTGGGAGGAGTGA